From Pseudomonas sp. StFLB209, a single genomic window includes:
- a CDS encoding collagen-like triple helix repeat-containing protein yields the protein MNTQHFWKAGTALILALSLGLTGCSSGGGGSKSHVDGSGSAGGTAGTDGSGAGSGGSGSSGGTGATDGGGGSGSSGGTGGIDGGDGGGTGGTGGGTGGGGSGGSAGTGGNGGGNGGGGGGDDDGGVQISSLATAQTASEGGNALSGLGDAVIGIGEAFSTLSLGDSTDLTGGAGGLIASVGIATNSLGGSVTQGLGTLGTDSNALGITLSGAGKATADLGGGVSALGSGVAAFGASSQIEQVPLVGGVLNKTGQVVDGVGQRVTMLGNTLSAATTTGPLGNLTQQVGDRLVPVVAMVESTTDKLGTATGLGAPVSGVLQQVKGTLNNLGTGLANSTGGDSPVTAGLGNTVAALGNTLGNAGGLVNAGSIGTGTPAPGGSGGLGGALGGIGGGGIGGAGGIGLVETVGGVVSGAGSGLASSTAGVLNAVGVNGNAIGGSVASLGTVLGGSGTPNAAVAAPVAGLTSSVGAAVAPVVSNVVSVTQQVGGATGIGAPVNGLLTQVGGAVNNLGSQVAGTGNNAVSSALGNTVSSVGATVAQIGTVVNAPGATPGTGTATGLGGVLGNVTGALGGLGRQ from the coding sequence ATGAACACTCAACATTTCTGGAAGGCAGGCACAGCACTGATATTGGCCCTGAGCCTTGGATTGACCGGTTGCAGCAGCGGCGGTGGCGGCTCGAAAAGCCATGTAGATGGCTCGGGTAGCGCAGGCGGCACTGCGGGCACCGATGGCAGCGGTGCCGGCAGCGGCGGTTCTGGCAGTTCGGGCGGAACCGGCGCTACTGACGGTGGCGGTGGTAGTGGTAGCAGTGGCGGGACCGGCGGTATCGATGGCGGTGATGGCGGCGGCACAGGCGGCACCGGCGGCGGTACTGGCGGCGGTGGCTCTGGCGGCAGCGCCGGAACCGGCGGTAATGGGGGCGGTAACGGCGGTGGTGGTGGCGGTGACGATGACGGTGGCGTACAGATCAGCAGCCTCGCCACTGCGCAAACGGCCTCTGAAGGCGGCAATGCGCTCAGTGGTCTGGGCGATGCGGTAATCGGTATCGGCGAGGCATTCTCCACCCTCTCCCTCGGTGACAGCACCGACCTGACCGGTGGCGCCGGCGGTCTGATCGCTTCGGTCGGCATCGCCACCAACAGCCTCGGCGGCTCCGTGACCCAAGGCCTGGGTACTCTGGGCACTGACAGCAACGCACTGGGCATCACCTTGTCGGGTGCCGGCAAGGCCACTGCTGATCTGGGCGGCGGTGTCTCGGCGCTGGGCAGCGGCGTAGCGGCATTCGGTGCATCGTCGCAAATCGAACAGGTTCCGCTGGTGGGCGGTGTACTGAACAAGACCGGTCAAGTGGTCGATGGGGTAGGGCAACGTGTGACCATGCTCGGCAACACCCTGAGCGCCGCGACCACCACTGGTCCTCTGGGTAACCTCACTCAACAAGTGGGCGATCGTCTGGTTCCAGTGGTCGCCATGGTCGAATCCACCACTGACAAACTGGGCACCGCCACAGGCCTGGGCGCGCCGGTCAGCGGTGTGCTGCAACAGGTCAAAGGTACGCTGAACAACCTCGGCACCGGTCTGGCCAATTCCACCGGTGGCGACAGCCCGGTCACTGCGGGGCTGGGCAACACCGTTGCAGCCTTGGGCAACACCCTTGGCAATGCTGGCGGGCTGGTCAATGCCGGCTCCATCGGCACCGGTACACCCGCCCCTGGCGGCAGTGGCGGTCTCGGCGGTGCCCTTGGCGGTATTGGCGGCGGCGGCATTGGCGGTGCCGGTGGTATCGGCCTGGTGGAAACCGTCGGTGGTGTCGTGTCCGGGGCCGGCAGCGGGCTGGCCAGCAGCACCGCTGGGGTCCTCAACGCCGTGGGCGTCAACGGCAACGCCATCGGCGGCTCGGTCGCCTCGCTCGGCACCGTGTTGGGCGGTAGCGGTACGCCTAATGCCGCAGTGGCCGCGCCGGTCGCCGGCCTGACCAGCAGCGTGGGCGCTGCGGTGGCACCGGTGGTCAGCAACGTGGTCAGTGTCACCCAGCAAGTCGGCGGTGCCACCGGTATCGGCGCACCGGTCAATGGTCTGCTGACCCAGGTCGGCGGTGCCGTGAACAATCTGGGCAGTCAGGTCGCCGGTACAGGCAACAACGCGGTCAGCAGTGCGCTGGGCAATACCGTCAGCAGCGTCGGCGCCACGGTGGCTCAAATCGGCACTGTGGTGAATGCCCCTGGTGCGACACCAGGCACCGGTACTGCGACCGGTCTGGGCGGTGTGCTGGGCAATGTCACCGGGGCGCTGGGCGGGCTGGGCCGGCAGTAG
- the pbpC gene encoding peptidoglycan glycosyltransferase PbpC (penicillin-binding protein 1C), whose product MGPRSRRWLLLILLVVLLPPLLLWLADRIWPLPLPKDDLARVVLAEDGTPLWRFADADGVWRYPVSSSQVSPYYLEALLTYEDRWFYSHPGVNPLSLARASWQNLSGARVVSGGSTLSMQVARLLDPHARTVPGKLRQLWRTVQLEWHLSKPQILEIYLNRAPFGGTLQGVAAASWAYLGKSPQHLTRSEAAMLAVLPQAPSRLRPDRHPERAQQARDKVLRRLAEFGVWPQSGVDEALQEPLLLAPRQEPSLAPLLARRLNRPDSPPLIRTTLDASLQRRMEDLLMGWRARLPERTSAAILVVEAENMAVRAYVGSVDINDTKRFGHVDMISALRSPGSTLKPFLYGMAMDAGLIHSESLLQDVPRRYGDYRPGNFSAGFGGPIAASSALSMSLNLPAVQLLEVYGPKRFAAELRNGGIPLTLPPLAEPNLALILGGAGTRLQNLVAGYSAFARGGVSADIRLQPQDALRERRMMSPGAAWIIRRILSGQSRPDLDPHAELVQRPQLAWKTGTSYGFRDAWSIGVGPRFLVGVWIGRPDGTPVPGQFGLASAAPLMLQVHDVLANRDSQRGINTPVAPVPFNVGVAAICWPLGQPMSKSDPNCRRQRFAWTLEGTTPPTLQAADQPLGLGLLEKVWVNAEGLRVDASCAGAVARDIALWPAPLEPWLPRAERREARLPAIDPGCPPQGISMVTPLSIVGVREGDNLRLPAGSRQALHLKLSALGGSGRRWWFIDGSPAADTDNQQDFNTTLNRSGHYQLSVLDESGQTAQVQFNVID is encoded by the coding sequence CTGGGGCCGCGTAGCCGGCGCTGGTTACTGCTCATCTTGCTGGTTGTGCTGTTGCCGCCGCTGCTGTTGTGGCTGGCTGACCGGATCTGGCCGTTGCCATTGCCCAAGGATGATCTGGCCAGGGTGGTGCTGGCCGAAGACGGTACGCCGCTGTGGCGCTTCGCCGATGCTGATGGTGTGTGGCGCTATCCGGTAAGCAGCAGCCAGGTTTCGCCCTATTACCTGGAGGCGCTACTGACCTACGAAGACCGCTGGTTCTATAGCCACCCTGGTGTTAACCCGCTGTCGCTGGCCCGCGCCAGCTGGCAAAACCTCAGCGGTGCCCGTGTGGTGTCGGGCGGCAGCACCCTGTCGATGCAGGTGGCGCGTCTGCTCGACCCGCATGCGCGGACCGTACCGGGCAAACTGCGTCAATTGTGGCGCACCGTGCAACTGGAATGGCACCTGTCCAAGCCACAAATCCTCGAAATCTATCTTAATCGCGCGCCGTTCGGCGGCACCCTGCAAGGCGTGGCGGCCGCCAGTTGGGCGTATCTGGGCAAGTCACCGCAACACCTGACCCGCTCAGAAGCAGCGATGCTTGCGGTGCTGCCCCAGGCGCCCAGCCGCCTGCGTCCGGATCGCCATCCGGAGCGGGCCCAGCAAGCGCGGGACAAAGTGTTGCGGCGGCTGGCCGAGTTCGGTGTCTGGCCGCAGTCCGGAGTCGATGAGGCACTGCAAGAGCCTTTGTTGCTGGCGCCCCGTCAGGAGCCGAGCCTGGCCCCCTTGTTGGCCCGCCGCCTGAACCGGCCGGACAGCCCGCCATTGATTCGCACCACCCTCGACGCCAGCCTGCAGCGGCGTATGGAAGACCTGCTGATGGGCTGGCGCGCACGGCTGCCGGAGCGCACCTCGGCAGCCATTCTGGTGGTTGAGGCCGAGAACATGGCGGTGCGTGCCTATGTCGGCTCGGTGGACATCAACGACACCAAACGTTTCGGCCATGTCGACATGATCAGCGCTCTGCGCTCACCGGGCTCGACCCTCAAGCCGTTCCTGTATGGCATGGCCATGGATGCCGGGCTGATTCACTCTGAATCGCTGTTGCAGGATGTGCCACGGCGTTATGGCGATTACCGGCCCGGCAACTTTTCGGCGGGGTTCGGCGGGCCGATTGCCGCCAGCTCGGCGTTGTCGATGTCGCTCAACCTGCCGGCGGTGCAACTGCTGGAGGTCTATGGCCCGAAGCGGTTTGCCGCCGAACTGCGTAACGGCGGGATTCCCCTGACCTTGCCGCCGCTGGCCGAACCGAACCTGGCGCTGATTCTGGGCGGTGCCGGCACGCGTCTGCAAAATCTGGTCGCCGGCTACAGTGCATTCGCGCGCGGTGGGGTCAGTGCCGATATTCGCCTGCAACCACAAGACGCCTTGCGCGAGCGACGCATGATGTCGCCGGGTGCGGCATGGATCATCCGGCGCATTCTCAGCGGCCAGTCACGGCCGGACCTCGACCCGCACGCTGAACTGGTGCAGCGCCCGCAACTGGCCTGGAAAACCGGCACCAGCTACGGCTTTCGCGATGCCTGGTCGATTGGCGTCGGGCCGCGCTTTCTGGTCGGTGTATGGATCGGCCGCCCCGATGGCACGCCAGTACCCGGCCAGTTCGGCCTGGCCTCGGCCGCACCGCTGATGCTGCAGGTCCACGATGTGCTGGCCAACCGCGACAGCCAGCGTGGGATCAATACCCCGGTGGCACCGGTGCCCTTCAACGTCGGCGTAGCGGCTATCTGTTGGCCGCTGGGCCAGCCGATGAGCAAGAGCGACCCGAACTGCCGCCGGCAGCGCTTTGCCTGGACCCTGGAGGGCACCACCCCGCCGACCTTGCAGGCCGCCGACCAGCCATTGGGCCTGGGCCTGCTGGAAAAAGTCTGGGTCAACGCCGAAGGCTTGCGGGTCGATGCCAGCTGCGCTGGCGCCGTGGCCCGCGACATCGCCCTATGGCCGGCGCCACTGGAACCCTGGCTACCGCGCGCCGAACGCCGCGAAGCGCGCCTGCCTGCCATCGACCCTGGCTGCCCGCCGCAAGGCATCAGCATGGTCACGCCGCTGAGCATCGTCGGCGTGCGCGAGGGCGACAACCTGCGCCTGCCCGCCGGCAGCCGCCAGGCCCTGCACCTGAAACTCTCGGCACTTGGCGGCAGCGGCCGGCGCTGGTGGTTCATCGACGGTTCACCGGCGGCCGACACCGACAACCAGCAAGACTTCAACACCACCCTCAACCGCTCCGGGCATTACCAACTCAGCGTGCTGGACGAAAGCGGCCAGACCGCCCAGGTGCAGTTCAACGTCATCGATTGA
- a CDS encoding alpha-2-macroglobulin family protein, with translation MLNKGLFLACALALLSACDSSSPDKPAAPPAQTSTPAAAATTKPKPAVDLPALAKRYTGREVSVVDVSEIQVEGASTLSVSFSVPLDPEQKFAEKLHLVDSKTGKVDGAWELSDNLMELRLRHLEPQRKLVLTVDAGVRGVNNNTLASEFSARLETRDLQATVGFASRGSLLPTRLAEGLPVIALNVDKVDVEFFRVKPDQLPNFLTEWEGSSSMSAYRSEQLLPMADLVYGGRFDLKPARNTRETLLLPIGGIKPLQEPGVYLAVMRASGSYNYTLPATLFTLSDIGLSVHRYSQRLDVFTQALEGGKAQSDVNVDVYDNDGKVVAQGKTDGKGHAQLPLPNKAALILAHKGEQTSLLRLNSPALDLAEFDISGPQAHPLQFFVFGPRDLYRPGETVLLNGLLRDQDGKSVKTQPINVEVRRPDEQVSRKFVWEPDASGLYQYQLQLADEAPTGRWQLVYDLGDGKPQLYEFNVEDFLPERLALDLKGSETPISPEQNPQFEITGRYLYGAPASGNSLTGQLYVRPLREAVEKLPGYQFGSITEEDLKFDRELDATTLDANGEAVLDVQTEWAKARSPLNVILQASLQESGGRPITRRVVQPVWPAERLPGLRALFGSSTGEDDYGYGAARGEAQTDGDGPAEFEILVADAAGNKLAANDVKVRLVRERRDYYWTYSDSDGWSYNYNEKFLNLSEETLTINKDATAKVTFPVEWGPYRVEVEDPATGLVSSLRFWAGYRWQDNAEGGAVRPDQVKLALDKPAYADDATARVTVTPPAAGKGYLLVESSEGPLWWQEIDVPAEGKTFDIQLDKKWARHDLYVSALVIRPGERKANVTPKRAVGVLHLPLDRSQRKLGLTVTAPEKMRPKQPLKLKVAAKNADGSVPKQVQVLVSAVDVGILNITRYATPDPFASLFGRKEYGADQLDVYGQLIEAGQGRLASLAFGGDALAKGGKRPDTSVTIVALQSAPVVLNEQGEGEVSVDIPDFNGELRIMAQAWTDERYGMAEAKTVVAAPLIAELSTPRFLAGGDQTSVALDLANLSGKAQKLDVQLFAEGQLSIPGGDQSKTVQLQQGQRTTLKFPVQAQGGLGQGKLRVKVDGLVIPGEDLPPLSREWTVGVRPAYPAMLRHFRAVLEPGQEWSLPEGALQAFEPAGREALMSLSSRPPLNLGEQIRALKAYPYGCAEQTASGLYPSLYADAATLKRLGLAGEPDAERKRKVEIGIERLLGMQRYNGSFGLWGADGEEEYWLTAYVTDFLLRARDQGFAVPAEALKKANERLMRYLQDRGQVQVNYSQNAEHTRFAVQAYAGLVLARSQQAPLGALRTLFERRSDARSGLPLVQLAVALEKMGDKPRAEQALRAGLAAGRKPNEWLADYGSPLRDQALILALLEENNLGGEARNQRLFDLADQLAASRYLSTQESNSLFLAGRNLLGKPEKDWTALLSSAGQNLDLSNRQPGQKLAGAVLAAPLALHNQSGETLYQQLTLSGYPTQAPLAGGENLTISREYLSLSGQPLNVEALKTGQLVLVHLQVSARQRVPDALIVDLLPAGLELENQNLAQSAASLEDASESIKGFRESMENASLKHQEYRGDRYVAALDIEGSTRPVHLLYLARAVTPGIYKVPPPQVESMYRPNWQALGEAPAQMVVRAK, from the coding sequence ATGCTCAACAAAGGACTGTTCCTGGCTTGCGCGCTTGCGCTGCTTAGTGCCTGCGATTCCTCCTCGCCTGACAAACCTGCCGCGCCGCCCGCGCAGACATCGACGCCTGCCGCCGCTGCGACGACCAAGCCGAAACCGGCGGTTGATCTGCCAGCGCTGGCCAAGCGTTATACAGGGCGTGAAGTGAGCGTGGTGGATGTCTCGGAGATTCAGGTTGAAGGCGCCAGCACCTTGTCGGTGAGCTTCTCCGTGCCGCTGGACCCGGAGCAGAAATTCGCCGAAAAACTACACCTGGTCGACAGCAAGACCGGCAAGGTCGATGGCGCCTGGGAGCTGTCGGATAACCTGATGGAGCTGCGCCTGCGCCACCTTGAGCCGCAGCGCAAGCTGGTGCTGACCGTCGACGCCGGCGTGCGCGGGGTGAATAACAATACTCTGGCCAGCGAGTTCAGTGCCCGTCTGGAAACCCGCGACCTGCAGGCCACGGTCGGCTTTGCCAGCCGCGGCAGCCTGCTGCCGACCCGCCTGGCCGAAGGCCTGCCGGTGATCGCGCTGAACGTCGACAAGGTCGATGTGGAGTTTTTCCGGGTCAAGCCTGATCAGTTGCCCAACTTCCTGACCGAATGGGAAGGCTCGTCGAGCATGTCGGCGTATCGCTCCGAACAGCTGCTGCCGATGGCCGATCTGGTCTACGGCGGGCGCTTCGACCTCAAGCCTGCGCGTAACACCCGCGAAACCCTGCTGCTGCCCATCGGTGGCATCAAGCCCCTGCAAGAGCCGGGCGTGTACCTGGCCGTGATGCGCGCCTCGGGCAGCTACAACTACACCCTGCCGGCAACCCTGTTCACCTTGAGTGACATCGGTCTGTCGGTGCACCGTTACAGCCAGCGCCTGGACGTATTCACCCAGGCCCTGGAAGGCGGCAAGGCGCAGAGTGATGTGAACGTCGATGTTTACGACAACGACGGCAAGGTGGTTGCCCAGGGTAAAACCGACGGCAAAGGCCACGCGCAATTGCCGCTGCCCAACAAGGCTGCCCTGATTCTCGCGCACAAGGGCGAACAGACCAGCCTGCTGCGCCTGAACAGCCCGGCGCTGGATCTGGCCGAGTTCGACATCAGCGGTCCGCAGGCCCACCCGTTGCAGTTTTTTGTCTTCGGCCCCCGCGACCTGTATCGCCCCGGCGAGACCGTGCTGCTCAACGGCCTGCTGCGCGACCAGGACGGCAAATCCGTCAAGACCCAGCCCATCAATGTCGAAGTGCGCCGTCCTGATGAGCAGGTGAGCCGCAAGTTCGTCTGGGAACCGGACGCCAGCGGTTTGTACCAGTATCAATTGCAACTGGCCGACGAAGCCCCCACCGGGCGCTGGCAGTTGGTCTACGACCTGGGCGACGGCAAGCCGCAACTGTATGAATTCAACGTCGAAGACTTCCTCCCGGAACGTCTGGCGCTGGACCTGAAGGGCAGCGAGACGCCAATCTCGCCGGAGCAAAACCCGCAGTTCGAAATCACTGGCCGCTACCTGTACGGTGCGCCGGCCTCCGGCAACAGCCTGACCGGCCAGTTGTATGTTCGCCCGCTGCGTGAGGCGGTGGAGAAACTGCCGGGCTATCAGTTCGGTTCGATTACCGAAGAAGACCTCAAGTTCGACCGCGAGCTGGACGCCACCACCCTGGACGCCAACGGCGAAGCGGTACTGGACGTACAGACCGAATGGGCCAAGGCCCGCTCGCCGCTGAACGTGATTTTGCAGGCCAGCCTGCAAGAGTCCGGTGGCCGCCCGATCACCCGTCGCGTGGTTCAGCCGGTCTGGCCTGCCGAGCGCCTGCCTGGCCTGCGTGCGCTGTTTGGCAGCAGCACCGGCGAAGATGATTATGGCTACGGCGCTGCACGGGGCGAGGCCCAGACGGACGGCGACGGTCCGGCCGAGTTCGAAATTCTGGTGGCTGACGCCGCCGGTAACAAACTGGCTGCCAACGATGTGAAGGTGCGGCTGGTACGCGAGCGCCGCGACTACTACTGGACCTATTCGGACAGCGATGGCTGGAGCTACAACTACAACGAGAAATTCCTCAACCTCAGCGAAGAAACCCTGACCATCAACAAAGACGCCACCGCCAAGGTCACCTTCCCGGTGGAGTGGGGTCCGTACCGCGTCGAGGTTGAAGATCCGGCCACCGGTCTGGTCAGCAGCCTGCGCTTCTGGGCCGGCTACCGCTGGCAGGACAACGCCGAAGGCGGCGCGGTGCGTCCGGACCAGGTCAAGCTGGCGCTGGACAAACCGGCTTATGCCGATGACGCCACCGCCAGGGTCACCGTCACGCCGCCCGCCGCGGGCAAGGGCTACCTGCTGGTTGAGTCCAGCGAAGGTCCGCTGTGGTGGCAAGAGATCGACGTGCCGGCCGAAGGCAAGACCTTCGATATCCAACTGGACAAAAAATGGGCGCGCCATGACCTGTACGTCAGCGCCCTGGTGATTCGTCCCGGCGAGCGCAAGGCCAACGTTACGCCCAAGCGTGCCGTGGGTGTCCTGCACCTGCCGCTGGATCGCTCGCAACGCAAGCTGGGCCTGACCGTTACGGCACCGGAGAAGATGCGTCCCAAGCAGCCATTGAAGCTGAAAGTGGCTGCCAAGAACGCCGACGGCAGTGTGCCCAAGCAGGTTCAGGTACTGGTCTCGGCGGTCGACGTGGGGATTTTGAACATCACCCGCTATGCCACACCTGATCCGTTTGCCAGCCTGTTTGGTCGCAAGGAATATGGCGCCGACCAGCTCGACGTGTACGGCCAGTTGATCGAAGCAGGGCAAGGCCGGCTGGCCAGCCTGGCGTTCGGTGGCGATGCCTTGGCCAAGGGCGGCAAGCGCCCGGACACCAGTGTCACCATCGTCGCTCTGCAAAGCGCCCCCGTTGTCCTGAACGAGCAGGGTGAAGGCGAGGTCAGTGTCGATATTCCTGACTTCAACGGCGAACTGCGGATCATGGCCCAGGCCTGGACCGACGAGCGCTATGGCATGGCCGAAGCCAAGACGGTGGTCGCCGCGCCGCTGATTGCCGAACTGTCGACGCCGCGCTTTCTCGCCGGCGGTGACCAGACCAGCGTGGCGCTGGACTTGGCTAACCTGTCCGGCAAAGCCCAGAAACTTGATGTGCAGTTGTTCGCCGAAGGCCAACTGAGCATTCCGGGCGGCGACCAGAGCAAGACCGTGCAACTGCAACAAGGTCAGCGCACCACGCTGAAATTCCCGGTCCAGGCACAAGGTGGTCTGGGTCAGGGCAAGCTGCGGGTCAAGGTCGATGGGCTGGTCATTCCGGGCGAGGACCTGCCGCCGCTGTCGCGGGAATGGACCGTGGGCGTGCGCCCGGCCTACCCGGCGATGTTGCGTCATTTCCGCGCCGTGCTGGAGCCAGGCCAGGAGTGGAGCCTGCCCGAAGGCGCACTGCAAGCCTTTGAACCGGCCGGCCGTGAGGCGCTGATGTCGTTGTCGAGCCGTCCGCCGCTGAACCTGGGGGAGCAGATCCGCGCCCTCAAAGCCTACCCGTATGGCTGTGCCGAGCAGACCGCCAGCGGCCTGTACCCGTCGTTGTATGCCGACGCCGCGACCCTCAAACGGCTGGGCCTGGCCGGCGAGCCGGATGCCGAGCGCAAGCGCAAGGTCGAAATCGGGATCGAGCGGCTGTTGGGCATGCAGCGCTACAACGGCAGCTTCGGCCTGTGGGGCGCCGATGGCGAAGAGGAATACTGGCTGACCGCCTACGTCACCGACTTCCTGCTGCGCGCCCGCGATCAGGGCTTTGCCGTGCCGGCTGAAGCCTTGAAGAAAGCCAACGAACGCTTGATGCGCTACCTGCAGGATCGCGGTCAGGTGCAGGTCAACTACAGCCAGAACGCTGAGCACACCCGTTTCGCCGTGCAGGCCTACGCCGGTCTGGTGCTGGCGCGCAGTCAACAGGCGCCGCTGGGTGCCCTGCGCACCCTGTTCGAACGGCGCAGCGATGCACGCTCCGGCCTGCCGCTGGTGCAACTGGCTGTGGCGCTGGAAAAAATGGGCGACAAACCCCGTGCCGAGCAGGCCCTGCGTGCCGGTCTTGCGGCCGGTCGCAAGCCCAATGAGTGGCTGGCCGACTACGGCAGCCCGCTGCGTGACCAGGCACTGATCCTGGCCTTGCTGGAAGAAAACAACCTGGGTGGCGAGGCGCGTAACCAGCGTCTGTTCGACCTGGCCGATCAACTGGCGGCCAGCCGCTACCTGTCGACCCAGGAAAGCAACTCGCTGTTCCTGGCCGGCCGCAACCTGCTGGGCAAACCGGAGAAAGACTGGACCGCGCTGTTGTCTTCGGCCGGCCAGAACCTTGACCTGAGCAACCGCCAGCCGGGGCAGAAACTTGCCGGTGCAGTGCTGGCCGCACCGCTGGCGCTGCACAACCAGAGTGGCGAAACGCTGTACCAGCAGTTGACCCTGTCCGGTTACCCGACCCAGGCACCGCTGGCCGGTGGCGAGAACCTGACAATCAGCCGCGAGTACCTGAGCCTGTCCGGCCAGCCGCTCAACGTCGAGGCATTGAAGACCGGCCAACTGGTGCTGGTGCACCTGCAAGTGTCGGCGCGTCAGCGGGTACCGGATGCGCTGATCGTCGACCTGCTGCCGGCGGGCCTGGAACTGGAAAACCAGAACCTGGCGCAAAGCGCGGCCAGCCTGGAAGATGCCAGCGAGTCGATCAAGGGGTTCCGTGAGTCGATGGAGAACGCCAGCCTCAAGCACCAGGAGTACCGTGGTGATCGTTATGTCGCGGCGCTGGACATCGAGGGCAGTACCCGTCCGGTGCACCTGCTGTACCTGGCTCGTGCAGTAACCCCGGGTATCTACAAGGTGCCGCCGCCGCAGGTCGAATCGATGTACCGGCCGAACTGGCAGGCTCTGGGCGAAGCCCCGGCGCAGATGGTGGTCAGGGCTAAATAA
- a CDS encoding MATE family efflux transporter: MSSLIHDWRHRPTHKRVWGLATPMILSNISVPLVALVDTAVIGHLPHAHQLGAVAVGSTLYSFMASGMVFLRMGSTGFAAQATGRADGAALRQILLQGLLLALILSIGLITLALPFSQAAMNLMQASPDLHQLTLEFFYTRLYGLPATLAIFALVGWLLGTQNARAPLAILLVTNLANIAFNLWFVIGLDWGVVGSARASVLAEWLGVLLGLVLAWRRLRLWPGQMLWQALARWHNWRPLLGVNRDIFLRTLALQSVMFMITAQGARLGDATVAANALLLNGLLLTAHALDGLAHAVEALCGHAIGARDRTTLRRSLVVAGGWSLIVSLLFALAFTLGGHWFVFLQTDIAQIRETALTYLPYLALTPLLGVWSYLLDGLFIGATRAREMRNAMLVSVVLLAPFAALASTLDNHALWLTFLLFMLLRGLTLGIIAWRLNRSDGWFAH, from the coding sequence ATGTCCAGCCTCATCCACGACTGGCGTCACCGCCCTACCCATAAACGGGTCTGGGGTCTGGCGACGCCAATGATCTTGTCGAATATCTCGGTCCCGCTGGTTGCGCTGGTCGATACCGCCGTCATCGGCCACTTGCCCCACGCCCACCAACTGGGCGCCGTGGCGGTAGGCTCGACGCTGTACAGCTTCATGGCCTCGGGCATGGTGTTCCTGCGCATGGGTTCTACCGGTTTTGCCGCCCAGGCCACCGGCCGCGCAGATGGCGCGGCACTGCGGCAAATTCTGCTGCAAGGCCTGTTGCTGGCGCTGATCCTGTCCATCGGGCTGATCACCCTGGCGCTGCCGTTCAGCCAGGCGGCGATGAACCTTATGCAGGCTTCGCCCGACTTGCATCAGTTGACCCTGGAGTTCTTTTACACCCGGCTGTACGGCCTGCCGGCAACCCTGGCCATTTTCGCGCTGGTCGGCTGGTTGCTCGGCACCCAGAACGCCAGGGCACCGCTGGCGATCCTGCTGGTCACCAACCTGGCCAATATCGCTTTTAACCTGTGGTTCGTGATTGGCCTGGACTGGGGCGTGGTCGGCTCGGCCCGCGCCTCGGTACTCGCCGAATGGCTGGGCGTGCTGCTGGGGCTGGTGCTGGCCTGGCGCCGCCTGCGTCTGTGGCCGGGGCAGATGCTCTGGCAGGCCCTGGCGCGCTGGCATAACTGGCGGCCACTGCTGGGGGTGAATCGCGATATTTTCTTGCGCACCCTGGCGCTGCAATCGGTGATGTTCATGATCACTGCGCAAGGCGCGCGCCTGGGCGATGCGACGGTGGCGGCCAACGCGCTGCTGCTCAATGGTTTGCTGCTGACCGCCCACGCCCTGGACGGCCTGGCCCACGCCGTCGAAGCGCTGTGCGGCCACGCCATCGGTGCCCGCGATCGCACCACCCTGCGCCGCAGCCTGGTAGTGGCCGGCGGCTGGTCGCTGATTGTCAGCCTGCTGTTCGCCCTGGCCTTTACCCTCGGCGGGCACTGGTTTGTATTCCTGCAGACCGACATTGCCCAGATCCGCGAGACGGCCCTCACCTACCTGCCTTACCTGGCACTTACACCGTTGCTCGGGGTCTGGAGTTACCTGCTCGACGGGCTGTTCATCGGCGCCACCCGGGCCCGGGAAATGCGTAATGCAATGCTGGTCAGCGTGGTGTTACTGGCGCCCTTCGCAGCGCTGGCCTCGACGCTGGACAATCATGCGCTATGGCTGACCTTCCTGCTGTTCATGCTGCTGCGTGGCCTGACCCTTGGGATCATTGCCTGGCGCCTGAACCGCAGCGATGGCTGGTTCGCCCACTGA